The proteins below come from a single Vidua chalybeata isolate OUT-0048 chromosome 1, bVidCha1 merged haplotype, whole genome shotgun sequence genomic window:
- the C1H9orf152 gene encoding uncharacterized protein C9orf152 homolog, whose protein sequence is MKEMSCFCLTFSSLLEQMVKAYKYVTGIFSVTHSSEPQVSDGDKKLTRMDVSMLEEQYDHIKQKQKLQPHIILYKTGGHDSLLPESMINPVLINKKVKRSKSCRGDVPVRKVTLATMNGGDSEDDLLWRVHLGSHRLGQALGQGDSWDLSHCKGTPWSFDNQRLISKGNGTPQTKEPAGASELSELGQLGSASMLNSLSKENGCNISSSCQKPPLKSPTAALWAHQQISATKCMPACNRLNFYPFPNRKGPRISEAARRLGLYVSQ, encoded by the exons ATGAAGGAAATGTCCTGCTTCTGCttgactttttcttccttgttggAACAGATGGTGAAGGCTTACAAATACGTGACGGGTATTTTTTCAGTGACTCATAGCTCAGAGCCACAGGTTTCAGATGGTGATAAGAAGCTCACCAGGATGGATGTAAGCATGCTTGAGGAGCAGTATGACCAtataaaacagaagcaaaaactGCAACCacacattattttatataaaacag GTGGACATGATTCTCTTCTGCCAGAATCAATGATCAACCCTGTGCTAATTAATAAGAAAGTTAAAAGATCAAAGTCATGTAGAGGAGATGTCCCTGTCAGAAAGGTCACACTGGCGACAATGAACGGTGGCGACTCAGAAGATGACTTGCTCTGGCGTGTCCACCTGGGAAGTCACCGCCTGGGGCAGGCCCTGGGACAAGGAGATTCCTGGGATCTCTCCCACTGCAAAGGCACACCATGGAGTTTTGACAACCAGAGACTGATTTCAAAGGGAAATGGCACACCACAGACCAAGGAACCAGCAGGAGCAAGTGAACTGTCTGAGCTCGGGCAGCTGGGAAGCGCAAGCATGTTGAACAGTCTCAGCAAAGAGAACGGCTGCAACATTTCAAGCTCCTGCCAAAAGCCTCCTCTGAAATCACCCACTGCAGCTCTTTGGGCACATCAGCAGATTTCTGCTACAAAATGCATGCCAGCCTGCAACAGACTGAACTTTTACCCTTTCCCAAATAGGAAAGGGCCCAGAATTTCTGAAGCTGCAAGGAGGCTTGGGTTGTATGTCTCACAATGA